In Pseudofrankia saprophytica, one genomic interval encodes:
- a CDS encoding aldehyde dehydrogenase family protein has translation MSEQRMLINGKLVDAEGGRVFDNVNPATEEVLGVTADGSRADMERAVAAARAAFDQSDWARDHAGRKKAILQLQAAIEAEVEEFRSELVAEVGCPVITTYGPQLDAPLREALRWPAEQIESFPWTRTLEAKDAFGMGYLSAREVWKEPVGVVGVVTPWNFPLEIALNKLGPILAMGNTCVLKPAPDTPWNTTRLGRLIAEHTDIPPGVVNIVPSSDHLVGEVISTSPLVDMVAFTGSTVTGRRIMAAAAATVKPTFLELGGKSVNLFLDDADFAQAIPSAAMVCMHAGQGCAMPTRLLVPNSRYDEAIELATAAFEGVKYGDPTDPSVLQGPQVSRRQQERVLGYIESGRAEGARLVLGGGVPKDLDRGYFVEPTLFADVTPGMTIAQEEIFGPVLVIIGFEDDDDAVRIANDSVYGLSGVITSADLDRAKGLARRIRTGTLGLNGGLWYGADAPFGGYKQSGIGRQCGLEGLEIFTETKTVSWPA, from the coding sequence ATGTCCGAGCAGCGAATGTTAATCAACGGCAAGCTCGTCGACGCCGAGGGCGGCCGGGTCTTCGACAACGTCAACCCGGCGACCGAGGAGGTCCTCGGGGTCACCGCCGACGGGTCGCGCGCCGACATGGAACGTGCGGTCGCCGCGGCCCGGGCCGCGTTCGACCAGTCGGACTGGGCGCGCGACCACGCCGGCCGCAAGAAGGCGATCCTGCAGCTGCAGGCGGCGATCGAGGCCGAGGTGGAGGAGTTTCGGTCCGAGCTGGTCGCCGAGGTCGGCTGCCCGGTGATCACGACCTACGGGCCGCAGCTCGACGCGCCGCTGCGGGAGGCGCTGCGCTGGCCCGCCGAGCAGATCGAGTCGTTCCCGTGGACGCGGACACTCGAGGCGAAGGACGCCTTCGGAATGGGCTACCTCTCAGCCCGGGAGGTGTGGAAGGAGCCCGTCGGGGTCGTCGGCGTGGTCACCCCGTGGAACTTCCCGCTCGAGATCGCGCTCAACAAGCTCGGCCCGATCCTCGCCATGGGCAACACCTGCGTGCTCAAGCCGGCGCCGGACACCCCCTGGAACACCACCCGGCTCGGCCGGCTCATCGCCGAGCACACCGACATCCCGCCGGGCGTCGTCAACATCGTCCCCTCGTCCGACCACCTCGTCGGCGAGGTCATCTCCACCTCTCCCCTGGTCGACATGGTCGCCTTCACCGGCTCGACCGTCACCGGCCGGCGCATCATGGCGGCGGCGGCCGCCACCGTGAAGCCGACGTTCCTCGAGCTCGGCGGCAAGTCCGTCAACCTGTTCCTCGACGACGCCGACTTCGCCCAGGCCATCCCCAGCGCCGCCATGGTCTGCATGCACGCCGGCCAGGGCTGCGCGATGCCGACCCGGCTGCTCGTGCCGAACTCCCGCTACGACGAGGCCATCGAGCTGGCTACCGCCGCCTTCGAGGGCGTCAAGTACGGCGACCCGACCGACCCGTCGGTGCTGCAGGGCCCGCAGGTCTCCCGCCGCCAGCAGGAGCGGGTGCTCGGCTACATCGAGTCCGGCCGCGCCGAGGGCGCCCGGCTGGTGCTCGGCGGCGGCGTGCCCAAGGACCTCGACCGCGGCTACTTCGTCGAGCCGACGCTGTTCGCCGACGTCACCCCCGGCATGACGATCGCCCAGGAGGAGATCTTCGGCCCGGTGCTCGTCATCATCGGCTTCGAGGACGACGACGACGCGGTCCGCATCGCCAACGACTCCGTCTACGGCCTGTCCGGGGTGATCACGTCGGCCGACCTCGACCGGGCCAAGGGCCTGGCGCGCCGGATCCGCACCGGGACGCTCGGCCTCAACGGCGGCCTCTGGTACGGCGCCGACGCCCCGTTCGGCGGCTACAAGCAGTCCGGCATCGGCCGCCAGTGCGGCCTCGAAGGCCTGGAGATCTTCACCGAGACCAAGACGGTCAGCTGGCCCGCCTGA
- a CDS encoding phosphotransferase family protein, whose protein sequence is MSPDPVPDDEPGLPAGDDPGAPIDTVSVDAQRATDPDPDGVDGVDARRIAAWLSESLDPAVSSAVVSKLPGGHSSGVWRVDAVIGGDGVRPMILKAPGEPSVVYRRDACREARILAAIRGLGGPVPDVLAVDTGTATGRRCFVMERVAGRGLADSSMAGPHEDAWLRTVDPDARRAIWDSFHDALAALHAVDARQVPDASHGPRGVLDVLDYWRAALLDAAPASSVPRQLSALDWLRDHVPPGADDAPAVCMGDARIANCLIDGNEARALVDFEVAYVGNPAADVAYSIFFDDLHRSGAQQPLDGLPSAAETWDRWSRATGRAVDDPAYWTAFGVTILCVTATRAMIQWGLADEGIESANPLVARWEACVERATHA, encoded by the coding sequence GTGAGCCCCGACCCGGTACCGGACGACGAACCCGGCTTACCCGCCGGCGACGACCCAGGCGCACCGATCGACACCGTCAGCGTCGACGCACAGCGCGCGACCGACCCCGACCCCGACGGCGTCGACGGCGTCGACGCGCGGCGTATCGCGGCCTGGCTGAGCGAGAGCCTGGACCCCGCGGTGTCGTCGGCGGTGGTCAGCAAGCTGCCCGGCGGCCACTCCAGCGGGGTGTGGCGCGTCGACGCCGTCATCGGCGGCGACGGCGTCCGGCCGATGATCCTCAAGGCTCCCGGGGAGCCGAGCGTCGTGTACCGGCGGGACGCCTGCCGCGAGGCGCGGATCCTCGCCGCCATCCGGGGGTTGGGCGGGCCGGTCCCGGACGTGCTCGCCGTCGACACCGGCACCGCCACCGGCCGGCGATGCTTCGTCATGGAGCGCGTGGCGGGACGCGGGCTGGCCGACTCGTCGATGGCGGGCCCGCACGAGGACGCCTGGCTGCGGACCGTCGACCCGGATGCCCGGCGGGCGATCTGGGACTCCTTCCACGACGCGCTCGCCGCCCTGCACGCGGTCGACGCGCGCCAGGTTCCCGACGCGAGTCACGGCCCGCGCGGCGTGCTCGACGTCCTCGACTACTGGCGGGCAGCGCTGCTGGACGCCGCACCGGCGTCCTCGGTGCCCAGGCAGCTCAGCGCGCTGGACTGGCTGCGGGACCACGTCCCACCGGGCGCCGACGACGCGCCGGCGGTCTGCATGGGCGACGCCCGGATCGCCAACTGCCTCATCGACGGGAACGAGGCACGGGCGCTGGTCGACTTCGAGGTGGCCTACGTCGGCAATCCCGCCGCCGACGTCGCCTACAGCATCTTCTTCGACGACCTGCACCGGTCAGGCGCGCAACAACCGCTCGACGGGCTTCCGTCCGCCGCCGAGACCTGGGACCGGTGGAGCCGCGCGACCGGCCGGGCCGTCGACGACCCGGCCTACTGGACGGCCTTCGGCGTGACGATCCTCTGCGTCACGGCCACCCGGGCGATGATCCAGTGGGGTCTGGCGGACGAGGGAATCGAATCGGCCAACCCGCTGGTCGCCCGCTGGGAGGCGTGCGTGGAAAGGGCGACCCATGCCTGA
- a CDS encoding recombinase family protein, protein MTLQRSVTRTFGAGSESGAALRVVIYARRSAAGGTSTADQVRMGQEDAGHHGWAVVAVHAESGQSASMYRKDGAPRAEWAKVLDLVAAGAVDLVWVRETSRADRQMATWAPFLDELRRGGVGLYVQADRRLYDLSVWRDHKTLLEDGIDNADESAKKSKRVKDGVDDNVRSGKPTGAAPLGYRNVYDPRTRKLTAREVDPAWSAVASEMFDRVGRGDSLASVARWLNGKGAPVPRAGKRWDERIVRTACENRAYLAERVHTFFGDEMPTTVPQGWRALVSRAQWTAAQNALQKIATVHAVRGRAPGAYSNLMSFTATCGLCGAPVAVGNARGVRVYVCSSGSRHAVVNQQDTDDYVMRLVVARMARPDLFASLTAADNDVIRKAEAEVEGIEAELAELGAEVKNRSGRARLAALDAIDDLEIKLGAARERLEKLAVPASLRELAHGAREDENAVRANWEGMTMAARRDAVRSLLAYFRVLPAPVVGVSPRTGKPMKARGIRGALDPRRVEHDWRDFTQPAAQISAA, encoded by the coding sequence ATGACGCTACAACGATCCGTGACCAGGACGTTTGGTGCAGGCAGCGAGAGCGGGGCGGCGCTGCGGGTGGTGATCTATGCCCGCCGGTCTGCCGCTGGCGGGACGTCGACGGCTGATCAGGTCCGGATGGGTCAGGAGGACGCTGGCCACCACGGTTGGGCTGTGGTGGCTGTGCATGCCGAGTCTGGACAGTCAGCCAGTATGTACCGCAAGGACGGTGCGCCGCGCGCGGAATGGGCAAAGGTGCTGGATCTTGTAGCGGCCGGTGCGGTGGATCTGGTGTGGGTCCGGGAGACGTCGCGGGCGGATCGTCAGATGGCGACGTGGGCGCCGTTCCTCGACGAGCTGCGCCGTGGCGGGGTGGGCCTGTATGTGCAGGCGGATCGGCGGTTGTATGACCTGTCGGTGTGGCGTGATCACAAGACGCTGCTTGAGGACGGGATCGACAACGCGGACGAGTCGGCGAAAAAGTCCAAGCGGGTCAAGGACGGTGTCGATGACAACGTCCGCTCGGGCAAGCCGACGGGTGCCGCGCCGCTGGGGTATCGCAACGTCTATGACCCGCGCACCCGCAAGCTGACAGCGCGGGAGGTCGATCCGGCGTGGTCGGCGGTGGCGTCGGAGATGTTCGATCGGGTCGGGCGGGGTGACTCGTTGGCGAGCGTGGCCCGGTGGCTGAATGGCAAGGGCGCGCCGGTGCCTCGGGCGGGGAAGCGCTGGGATGAGCGCATCGTCCGTACCGCGTGCGAGAACCGCGCCTACCTCGCGGAACGGGTCCACACCTTCTTCGGTGACGAGATGCCCACGACGGTGCCGCAGGGCTGGCGTGCGCTGGTGAGTCGGGCGCAGTGGACGGCGGCCCAGAACGCTCTCCAAAAGATCGCCACGGTGCACGCGGTCCGGGGCCGCGCTCCGGGTGCCTATTCCAACCTGATGTCGTTCACCGCGACGTGTGGTCTGTGCGGTGCGCCGGTCGCGGTGGGCAACGCACGTGGGGTGCGGGTGTACGTGTGCTCGTCGGGTAGTCGCCACGCGGTGGTCAACCAGCAAGACACGGACGACTACGTGATGCGTCTGGTGGTGGCGCGGATGGCGCGCCCGGACCTGTTCGCCAGCCTGACGGCTGCTGACAACGACGTGATCCGTAAGGCGGAAGCCGAGGTGGAGGGGATCGAAGCGGAGCTAGCCGAGCTCGGCGCGGAGGTGAAGAACCGTTCCGGCCGTGCCCGGTTGGCCGCGCTCGACGCGATCGACGATTTGGAGATCAAACTCGGCGCGGCGCGGGAGCGGTTGGAAAAGCTCGCGGTGCCTGCCAGTCTGCGGGAACTCGCCCATGGTGCACGGGAGGACGAGAACGCGGTACGGGCGAACTGGGAGGGCATGACAATGGCGGCGCGTCGGGACGCGGTCCGGTCGTTGCTCGCCTATTTCCGGGTCCTGCCCGCCCCGGTCGTCGGGGTCAGTCCTCGGACGGGTAAGCCGATGAAGGCACGTGGAATCCGTGGGGCTCTCGATCCACGCCGCGTCGAACACGACTGGCGGGACTTCACCCAACCTGCGGCGCAGATCAGTGCAGCCTGA
- a CDS encoding dihydrodipicolinate reductase — MTYRVVQWTTGNVGRQSVEAILTHPDLELVGCYAWSPDKVGKDVGELCGTAPAGVAATNDVDALLALKPDCVVYNPMWLDVDEMVRILESGANIVSTAGFITGHSLGAGRGRLQEACAQGQSSVFGSGINPGLANLIAMVSAAGCDRVDKIVVSETADATGYDSPATELPVGFARPIDDPNLLAMTTKGTGVFEDAVRLLGAALGVEFDEVVCEAEYAKTTEDLDLGSWKIDAGCVAGIAGSWQGKVAGRTIVDLRFRWRKGQSLEPDWKMDTGYLIEVHGRPTIRTKVEILPPPDFQGTTFADFMVLGMVMTAMPAVHAIPAVVAAPPGIVTYADLPLPLPRKVVSRSAPALTEN, encoded by the coding sequence ATGACCTATCGGGTTGTGCAGTGGACCACCGGCAACGTCGGCCGACAGTCGGTCGAGGCCATACTCACCCATCCTGACCTGGAGTTAGTCGGCTGCTACGCGTGGTCGCCCGACAAGGTCGGCAAGGACGTCGGGGAGCTGTGCGGCACGGCCCCCGCGGGGGTGGCCGCGACGAACGACGTCGACGCGCTGCTCGCGCTCAAGCCCGACTGCGTCGTCTACAACCCCATGTGGCTCGACGTCGACGAGATGGTGCGCATCCTCGAGTCAGGCGCGAACATCGTCAGCACGGCGGGGTTCATCACCGGCCACTCCCTCGGCGCGGGCCGTGGCCGCCTCCAGGAGGCCTGTGCCCAGGGCCAGTCCTCCGTCTTCGGCTCCGGCATCAACCCGGGCCTGGCGAACCTGATCGCGATGGTCTCCGCCGCCGGCTGCGACCGCGTCGACAAGATCGTGGTCAGCGAGACGGCCGACGCCACCGGCTACGACTCCCCCGCCACCGAGCTGCCGGTCGGGTTCGCCCGCCCCATCGACGACCCGAACCTGCTGGCGATGACCACCAAGGGCACCGGGGTGTTCGAGGACGCCGTCCGGCTGCTCGGCGCGGCCCTCGGCGTCGAGTTCGACGAGGTGGTCTGCGAGGCGGAGTACGCGAAGACCACCGAGGATCTCGACCTCGGCTCCTGGAAGATCGACGCCGGCTGCGTCGCGGGGATCGCCGGCAGCTGGCAGGGCAAGGTGGCCGGGCGGACCATCGTCGACCTGCGCTTCCGGTGGCGCAAGGGCCAGTCCCTGGAGCCCGACTGGAAGATGGACACCGGCTATCTCATCGAGGTCCACGGCCGCCCGACGATCCGGACGAAGGTCGAAATTCTGCCGCCCCCCGACTTCCAGGGAACCACCTTCGCGGATTTCATGGTTCTGGGCATGGTCATGACGGCCATGCCGGCGGTGCACGCCATCCCCGCCGTAGTCGCCGCGCCGCCCGGAATCGTGACCTACGCCGACCTGCCACTCCCACTGCCCAGGAAAGTCGTCTCCCGATCCGCGCCAGCCCTTACGGAGAACTGA
- a CDS encoding hotdog domain-containing protein: MTPASHIVVELGLSVAIDGPLAVGRAAVVPEICVPGSVVPRTSVLATWADVITGTLCISAIAPRIPLTLDLEVQVFEPPVEGDTVTIEASMVKLGRTVMVTEARFHVEGSAAPAALALVSFIASPDPSHVFPPDFRPPLRQEAGRLSMPFAERAGSVVENPGTAEVPRKLDGLNASGGIQGGLVALAAEEAAASLSDTPVFLESLTLRYLRPFAVGPARATAERHGDTCLVRLTDAGVGRLSALATARLAAAPRLRPARP, from the coding sequence GTGACACCGGCCAGCCACATCGTCGTCGAGCTCGGTCTCTCCGTCGCGATCGACGGCCCGCTGGCGGTGGGACGCGCCGCGGTCGTTCCGGAGATCTGCGTGCCGGGGAGCGTCGTGCCGCGGACCTCGGTCCTGGCCACCTGGGCCGACGTGATCACCGGAACGCTCTGCATCTCCGCGATCGCGCCGCGCATTCCGCTCACGCTCGATCTCGAGGTCCAGGTGTTCGAGCCACCCGTCGAGGGGGACACGGTCACGATCGAGGCCAGCATGGTCAAACTGGGCCGGACCGTCATGGTGACCGAGGCCAGGTTCCACGTGGAGGGGTCCGCCGCGCCGGCCGCGCTTGCGCTGGTGTCGTTCATCGCCTCACCGGATCCGAGCCACGTCTTTCCCCCCGACTTCCGGCCGCCGCTTCGGCAGGAGGCCGGCCGGCTGTCGATGCCGTTCGCCGAGCGGGCCGGGTCCGTGGTCGAGAACCCCGGGACGGCGGAGGTCCCCCGGAAGCTGGACGGGCTCAACGCGTCCGGCGGGATCCAGGGCGGCCTGGTCGCGCTGGCCGCCGAGGAGGCCGCGGCCTCGCTGTCCGACACCCCGGTGTTCCTGGAGTCCCTGACGCTGCGCTACCTGAGGCCGTTCGCGGTCGGCCCGGCCCGGGCGACGGCCGAGCGCCACGGCGACACCTGCCTGGTGCGCCTGACCGACGCCGGCGTCGGCAGGCTCAGCGCCCTGGCGACCGCCCGTCTGGCGGCCGCGCCCCGGCTGCGTCCCGCCCGGCCATAG